Proteins encoded in a region of the Phacochoerus africanus isolate WHEZ1 chromosome 8, ROS_Pafr_v1, whole genome shotgun sequence genome:
- the ID3 gene encoding DNA-binding protein inhibitor ID-3, which produces MRIASCLRGSLGFFLFSVLPVSFLSMKALSPVRGCYEAVCCLSERSLAIARGRGKGPAAEEPLSLLDDMNHCYSRLRELVPGVPRGTQLSQVEILQRVIDYILDLQVVLAEPAPGPPDGPHLPIQTAELAPELVISNDQTTFCH; this is translated from the exons ATGCGCATTGCAAGCTGTTTAAGGGGTTCTTTGgggtttttcctcttttctgtacTTCCAGTCTCATTCCTCAGTATGAAGGCGCTGAGCCCTGTCCGCGGCTGCTACGAGGCGGTGTGCTGCCTGTCGGAACGCAGCCTGGCCATCGCGCGGGGCCGCGGCAAGGGTCCAGCAGCTGAGGAGCCGCTGAGCCTGCTTGATGACATGAACCACTGCTACTCGCGTCTCCGGGAACTGGTACCCGGAGTCCCGCGAGGCACTCAGCTTAGCCAGGTGGAAATCCTGCAGCGCGTCATCGACTACATCCTCGACCTGCAGGTGGTCCTGGCCGAGCCCGCTCCCGGACCCCCAGACGGCCCGCATCTTCCCATACAG ACAGCCGAGCTCGCTCCGGAACTTGTGATCTCCAATGACCAAACGACCTTCTGCCACTGA